The proteins below come from a single Antennarius striatus isolate MH-2024 chromosome 18, ASM4005453v1, whole genome shotgun sequence genomic window:
- the LOC137612081 gene encoding fizzy-related protein homolog isoform X1 gives MDQVYECRLLRQINIQNENASPLKAVGAARALTPTSSPLSSPSKHGDRFIPSRAGANWSVNFHRINEIEKSHNQNRKTKDGTTDGNKADGLAYSALLKNELLGAGIEKVQDPQSEDRRLQPSTPAKRSLFSYSVSAKRALPEEDGNTVSPYSLSPVSSNSQKLLRSPRKPTRKISKIPFKVLDAPELQDDFYLNLVDWSSLNVLSVGLGTCVYLWSACTSQVTRLCDLSVEGDSVTSVGWSERGNLVAVGTHKGYVQIWDAAAGKKLSVLEGHTARVGALAWNADQLSSGSRDRVILQRDIRAPPLQSERRLQGHRQEVCGLKWSTDHQLLASGGNDNKLLVWNHSSVLPVQQYTEHLAAVKAIAWSPHQHGLLASGGGTADRCIRFWNTLTGQPLQCTDTGSQVCNLAWSKHTNELVSTHGYSQNQILVWKYPSLTQVAKLTGHSYRVLYLAMSPDGEAIVTGAGDETLRFWNVFSKMRSTKESVSVLNLFTRIR, from the exons ATGGATCAGGTCTATGAGTGCAGGCTGCTCAGGCAGATcaatattcaaaatgaaaatgcaagCCCACTA AAAGCTGTAGGAGCTGCACGAGCTCTGACACCCACCAGCTCCCCGCTGTCATCCCCCAGCAAGCATGGCGATCGCTTTATTCCCTCTCGGGCTGGAGCCAATTGGAGCGTCAACTTCCACCGCATCAAC GAAATTGAAAAGTCACACAATCAAAACAGGAAAACCAAAGATGGCACAACAGATGGCAATAAAG CAGACGGCTTGGCCTACTCGGCTCTGCTAAAGAACGAGTTGCTGGGAGCCGGAATTGAGAAAGTCCAGGATCCGCAGTCAGAAGACCGTCGTCTGCAGCCGTCCACTCCAGCCAAGAGGAGCCTTTTTAGT TATTCTGTTAGCGCCAAGAGGGCTCTGCCAGAAGAGGATGGGAACACCGTCTCTCCGTATTCTCTATCACCTGTTAGTAGCAACAG TCAGAAGCTGCTCCGGTCGCCAAGGAAACCCACACGCAAAATATCCAAAATTCCTTTTAAAGTTCTGGATGCTCCGGAGCTTCAGGACGACTTCTACCTCAACCTAGTAGACTGGTCCTCTTTGAATGTACTCAGTGTTGGACTGGGAACCTGTGTCTACCTGTGGAGTGCATGCACCAGCCAG GTGACACGTCTGTGTGATCTTTCTGTAGAGGGAGATTCTGTAACATCTGTGGGCTGGTCAGAGCGG GGTAACCTGGTGGCTGTGGGGACTCATAAAGGCTATGTACAGATTTGGGATGCAGCGGCAGGGAAGAAGCTTTCTGTGCTAGAAGGACACACAGCTAGAGTGG GTGCGTTGGCGTGGAACGCCGACCAGCTGTCGTCGGGGAGTCGCGATCGAGTGATTCTCCAGCGTGACATCAGAGCCCCGCCTCTCCAGTCAGAGCGCCGTCTCCAaggacacagacaggaagtctgcGGACTCAAGTGGAGTACCGACCATCAGCTGCTAGCCTCAGGTGGAAACGATAACAAG TTACTGGTGTGGAACCACTCCAGCGTCCTCCCGGTGCAGCAGTACACGGAGCACTTGGCTGCGGTGAAAGCCATCGCTTGGTCTCCTCACCAACACGGCCTGCTGGCGTCTGGAGGCGGCACCGCCGACCGCTGCATCCGCTTCTGGAACACGCTGACAGGCCAGCCGTTGCAGTGCACCGACACCGGCTCGCAGGTCTGCAACCTGGCCTGGTCCAAGCACACGAACGAACTG GTGAGCACACACGGATACTCCCAGAACCAGATCCTAGTGTGGAAGTATCCCTCTCTCACTCAAGTGGCCAAACTTACTGGACATTCCTACAGAGTGCTCTATCTG GCCATGTCCCCCGACGGCGAGGCCATCGTCACAGGAGCTGGGGATGAAACCCTCCGGTTCTGGAATGTCTTTAGCAAGATGAGATCCACTAAG GAATCTGTGTCAGTGCTGAACCTTTTCACCAGGATTCGGTAG
- the LOC137612081 gene encoding fizzy-related protein homolog isoform X2, with product MDQVYECRLLRQINIQNENASPLKAVGAARALTPTSSPLSSPSKHGDRFIPSRAGANWSVNFHRINEIEKSHNQNRKTKDGTTDGNKDGLAYSALLKNELLGAGIEKVQDPQSEDRRLQPSTPAKRSLFSYSVSAKRALPEEDGNTVSPYSLSPVSSNSQKLLRSPRKPTRKISKIPFKVLDAPELQDDFYLNLVDWSSLNVLSVGLGTCVYLWSACTSQVTRLCDLSVEGDSVTSVGWSERGNLVAVGTHKGYVQIWDAAAGKKLSVLEGHTARVGALAWNADQLSSGSRDRVILQRDIRAPPLQSERRLQGHRQEVCGLKWSTDHQLLASGGNDNKLLVWNHSSVLPVQQYTEHLAAVKAIAWSPHQHGLLASGGGTADRCIRFWNTLTGQPLQCTDTGSQVCNLAWSKHTNELVSTHGYSQNQILVWKYPSLTQVAKLTGHSYRVLYLAMSPDGEAIVTGAGDETLRFWNVFSKMRSTKESVSVLNLFTRIR from the exons ATGGATCAGGTCTATGAGTGCAGGCTGCTCAGGCAGATcaatattcaaaatgaaaatgcaagCCCACTA AAAGCTGTAGGAGCTGCACGAGCTCTGACACCCACCAGCTCCCCGCTGTCATCCCCCAGCAAGCATGGCGATCGCTTTATTCCCTCTCGGGCTGGAGCCAATTGGAGCGTCAACTTCCACCGCATCAAC GAAATTGAAAAGTCACACAATCAAAACAGGAAAACCAAAGATGGCACAACAGATGGCAATAAAG ACGGCTTGGCCTACTCGGCTCTGCTAAAGAACGAGTTGCTGGGAGCCGGAATTGAGAAAGTCCAGGATCCGCAGTCAGAAGACCGTCGTCTGCAGCCGTCCACTCCAGCCAAGAGGAGCCTTTTTAGT TATTCTGTTAGCGCCAAGAGGGCTCTGCCAGAAGAGGATGGGAACACCGTCTCTCCGTATTCTCTATCACCTGTTAGTAGCAACAG TCAGAAGCTGCTCCGGTCGCCAAGGAAACCCACACGCAAAATATCCAAAATTCCTTTTAAAGTTCTGGATGCTCCGGAGCTTCAGGACGACTTCTACCTCAACCTAGTAGACTGGTCCTCTTTGAATGTACTCAGTGTTGGACTGGGAACCTGTGTCTACCTGTGGAGTGCATGCACCAGCCAG GTGACACGTCTGTGTGATCTTTCTGTAGAGGGAGATTCTGTAACATCTGTGGGCTGGTCAGAGCGG GGTAACCTGGTGGCTGTGGGGACTCATAAAGGCTATGTACAGATTTGGGATGCAGCGGCAGGGAAGAAGCTTTCTGTGCTAGAAGGACACACAGCTAGAGTGG GTGCGTTGGCGTGGAACGCCGACCAGCTGTCGTCGGGGAGTCGCGATCGAGTGATTCTCCAGCGTGACATCAGAGCCCCGCCTCTCCAGTCAGAGCGCCGTCTCCAaggacacagacaggaagtctgcGGACTCAAGTGGAGTACCGACCATCAGCTGCTAGCCTCAGGTGGAAACGATAACAAG TTACTGGTGTGGAACCACTCCAGCGTCCTCCCGGTGCAGCAGTACACGGAGCACTTGGCTGCGGTGAAAGCCATCGCTTGGTCTCCTCACCAACACGGCCTGCTGGCGTCTGGAGGCGGCACCGCCGACCGCTGCATCCGCTTCTGGAACACGCTGACAGGCCAGCCGTTGCAGTGCACCGACACCGGCTCGCAGGTCTGCAACCTGGCCTGGTCCAAGCACACGAACGAACTG GTGAGCACACACGGATACTCCCAGAACCAGATCCTAGTGTGGAAGTATCCCTCTCTCACTCAAGTGGCCAAACTTACTGGACATTCCTACAGAGTGCTCTATCTG GCCATGTCCCCCGACGGCGAGGCCATCGTCACAGGAGCTGGGGATGAAACCCTCCGGTTCTGGAATGTCTTTAGCAAGATGAGATCCACTAAG GAATCTGTGTCAGTGCTGAACCTTTTCACCAGGATTCGGTAG
- the plekhj1 gene encoding pleckstrin homology domain-containing family J member 1 encodes MRFNEKELVSLSRQPSEKAAELGMRGPKKGDVVKKRLVKLVVNFLFYFRTDEEEPLGALLLEQCRVDKEDSVTFSIAFLDEAERKYLFECDSEEQCVEWINAIIKASYEFMRKNLIFYRTEIHRLTGKDPLEQYGISDETRFQVSNGLQLQPRDTSSL; translated from the exons ATGCGTTTCAACGAGAAGGAGCTGGTGAGTCTTAGCCGCCAGCCGTCAGAGAAAGCAGCTGAGCTGGGCATGAGAGGACCAAAGAAAGGAGACG TTGTAAAGAAAAGACTGGTGAAACTCGTCGTaaatttcctcttttattttcgcactgatgaggaggag CCACTTGGAGCTCTGCTGCTGGAGCAGTGTCGGGTGGACAAAGAGGACAGTGTGACCTTCTCCATTG CATTTCTGGACGAAGCAGAAAGGAAGTATCTGTTTGAGTGTGATTCTGAAGAGCAGTGTGTGGAGTGGATAAACGCTATTATCAAGGCCAG TTACGAGTTCATGAGGAAGAACCTGATATTCTACAGAACTGAAATCCACAGGCTCACAGGAAAG GACCCCTTGGAACAGTATGGTATATCAGATGAAACTCGCTTTCAGGTCAGCAATGGCCTGCAGCTTCAGCCCAGAGATACCTCCTCCCTGTAG
- the sf3a2 gene encoding splicing factor 3A subunit 2 yields the protein MDFQHRAGGKTGSGGVASASESNRDRRERLRQLALETIDINKDPYFMKNHLGSYECKLCLTLHNNEGSYLAHTQGKKHQTNLARRAAKEAKESPAQPAPAKVKVEVKKFVKIGRPGYKVTKQRDPETGQQSLLFQIDYPEIAEGIGPRHRFMSAYEQRIEPPDRRWQYLLLAAEPYETIAFKVPSREIDKAENRFWTHWNRETKQFFLQFHFKMEKAIPQSSGPPPPAGVKRPPPLMSGVGPRPSNDSLPPPPPGGMSVPPLPPGAPGAPHMPPQMPMPPMPMRPPPPEGLTIGNN from the exons ATGGATTTCCAGCATCGAGCTGGAGGGAAAACGGGGAGTGGTGGTGTGGCTTCTGCCTCTGAGAGTAACCGTGATCGACGAGAGAGGTTACGTCAGCTGGCCCTGGAGACCATTGACATCAACAAAGACCCCTACTTTATGAAGAATCATTTAGGATCATATGAATGCAAGCTTTGTTTGACACTTCACAACAATGAG GGAAGTTACTTGGCTCACACACAAGGAAAGAAACATCAGACCAACTT GGCACGGAGAGCAGCCAAGGAGGCCAAAGAATCTCCAGCTCAGCCAGCTCCAGCTAAAGTTAAAGTTGAAGTCAAGAAGTTTGTCAAAATTGGTCGACCAGGATATAAAG taaccaaACAAAGGGACCCAGAGACCGGACAGCAGTCTTTGCTTTTCCAG ATTGATTACCCAGAGATCGCTGAAGGAATTGGACCCAGGCATCGTTTCATGTCTGCTTATGAACAGCGCATTGAGCCTCCCGATCGTCGCTGGCAGTACCTGCTTTTGGCTGCCGAACCATATGAAACTATTGCCTTTAAG GTTCCCAGTAGAGAAATTGATAAAGCAGAAAACCGCTTCTGGACCCATTGGAACAGAGAAACTAAACAG ttcttcctacAGTTCCACTTCAAAATGGAGAAAGCTATTCCCCAGTCCAGcggtcctccacctcctgctggtGTGAAGCGCCCCCCTCCTCTCATGAGTGGAGTTGGACCTCGCCCTTCAAATGATTCCTTaccccctcctccaccaggaGGGATGTCTGTCCCGCCTCTCCCGCCTGGTGCCCCGGGTGCGCCACATATGCCTCCTCAGATGCCCATGCCCCCAATGCCTATGAGACCACCTCCGCCTGAGGGTCTTACAATAGGAAATAATTGA
- the LOC137612287 gene encoding junctional sarcoplasmic reticulum protein 1, with product MEESFETFEEELGSARAEPPPRKPVRQVRRPEMYAARRVRQETAPLPQQPGPESRALPREQSFTRTMSLQKPLSTQNQTETPWENVTLNRCLFVAIMILVLSSGCQKLHETLRGQRTAEVEEEAGLTVRRSEALRHRGHPAEPVTTLWEVMFWWLPDLDDDNEGKKGKSKRGATSGGLRNRPLLDKKLLKQRGGKLKSRRSKKDKENKGKKERGNTEEPSQMLDDEDEENEETLPKNKKLNKHKENTQK from the exons ATGGAAGAAAGCTTTGAGACATTTGAAGAGGAGTTGGGATCAGCAAGAGCAGAACCTCCTCCGCGGAAGCCTGTTCGGCAAGTCCGCAGACCAG AAATGTACGCTGCCAGAAGAGTCAGACAG gaaacagctcCACTTCCACAGCAACCAGGACCAGAATCCAGAGCGTTACCAAGGGAACAAAGCTTCACCAGAACGA TGTCCTTGCAGAAACCTTTGTCCACCCAGAACCAAACTGAAACCCCATGGGAGAATGTCACCCTGAACCGCTGTCTGTTTGTGGCCATTATGATCCTGGTACTTTCCTCTGGTTGTCAGAAACTACATG AAACTCTGCGTGGTCAGAGGacagcagaggtggaggaggaagctggacTGACAGTAAGACGGTCAGAAGCGTTAAGACACAGAGGACATCCAGCAGAG CCTGTCACAACTCTATGGGAAGTCATGTTCTGGTGGCTGCCGGACCTTGATGACGATAATGAGGGCAAAAAGGGGAAGTCGAAGAGAGGAGCAACATCGGGTGGTCTCAGAAACAGACCGCTACTAGACAAAAAACTCTTAAAGCAAAGAGGAGGGAAATTAAAAAGCAGGAGATCcaagaaagataaagaaaacaaggggaagaaagaaagaggtaaCACAGAAGAACCCAGCCAGATGCTagacgatgaagatgaggaaaatgaagagaCTTTGCCCAAGAACAAAAAGTTAAACAAGCACAAAGAAAATACCCAAAAATGA